A genomic segment from Leopardus geoffroyi isolate Oge1 chromosome A2, O.geoffroyi_Oge1_pat1.0, whole genome shotgun sequence encodes:
- the GTPBP3 gene encoding LOW QUALITY PROTEIN: tRNA modification GTPase GTPBP3, mitochondrial (The sequence of the model RefSeq protein was modified relative to this genomic sequence to represent the inferred CDS: deleted 1 base in 1 codon), translating into MWRGSWTLVARAARGPRRPCTRQGSGVPVPGSGATIFALSSGHGRCGIAVIRTSGPASGHALRSLTAPRDLPPARSACLRLLSHPRSGEPLDRALVLWFPGPQSFTGEDCAEFHVHGGPAVVSGVLQALGSVPGLRPAEAGEFTRRAFAHGKLSLTEVEGLADLIHAETEAQRRQALRQLDGELGHLCHGWARTLTKALAHVEAYIDFGEDDNLEEGVLEQANSEVRELQLALGAHLRDARRGQRLRSGAHVVVAGPPNAGKSSLVNLLSRKPVSIVSPEPGTTRDVLETPVDLAGFPALLSDTAGLREGAGPVEQEGVRRARERLEQADLILAVLDASDLASPSSCNFLDTVVAPAGAGSPNGNSQRLLLVLNKSDLLPPGGPDPSPNLRPHLLLSCLTGEGLDGLLEALRKELAEVCGDPSTGPPLLTRARHQHHLQGCLDALGHYTQTKDLALAAEALRLARGHLARITGGGGPEEILDIIFRDFCVGK; encoded by the exons ATGTGGCGGGGGTCGTGGACCCTGGTAGCCCGGGCCGCACGTGGGCCTCGCAG ACCGTGCACGCGCCAGGGCAGCGGCGTCCCGGTCCCCGGTTCC GGGGCCACTATCTTCGCGCTGAGTTCCGGCCACGGCCGCTGCGGCATCGCGGTGATCCGAACCAGCGGCCCCGCCAGCGGCCACGCCCTCCGGAGCCTCACGGCGCCCCGGGACTTGCCCCCGGCTCGCAGCGCCTGCCTGCGCCTGCTCAGCCACCCCCGTTCCGGGGAGCCGTTGGATCGCGCGCTGGTGCTCTGGTTCCCAG GTCCCCAAAGTTTCACGGGTGAGGACTGCGCCGAGTTCCACGTGCATGGAGGCCCGGCGGTGGTGAGTGGCGTCCTGCAGGCCTTGG GTAGCGTGCCAGGGCTGCGGCCAGCGGAGGCCGGTGAGTTCACCAGACGGGCATTCGCCCACGGGAAGCTGAGCCTGACCGAGGTGGAGGGGCTGGCGGATCTAATTCATGCGGAAACCGAGGCGCAGCGGCGGCAGGCGCTGAGACAGCTGGACGGAGAACTGGGCCACCTCTGTCACGGCTGGGCCAGGACCCTCACTAAG gctctggCTCATGTGGAGGCCTATATCGACTTTGGTGAGGATGACAACCTGGAGGAGGGCGTCCTGGAGCAAG CTAACAGCGAAGTGCGGGAGCTGCAGCTGGCACTGGGCGCACATCTTCGAGATGCCAGGCGCGGGCAGAGGCTTCGCTCAGGGGCGCACGTAGTGGTCGCAGGACCCCCCAACGCTGGCAAGAGCAGCCTGGTGAACCTACTCA GCCGGAAGCCTGTGTCCATAGTGTCTCCGGAACCGGGGACCACCCGCGACGTGCTGGAGACCCCCGTGGACCTGGCCGGGTTCCCGGCGCTGCTGAGCGACACGGCGGGGTTGCGGGAGGGCGCTGGGCCCGTGGAGCAGGAGGGCGTGCGGCGCGCCCGGGAGAG GCTTGAGCAGGCTGACCTCATTCTAGCCGTGCTGGATGCTTCTGACCTGGCCTCACCGTCCAGCTGCAACTTCCTGGACACCGTTGTCGCCCCCGCCGGAGCTGGGAGCCCCAATGGGAACAGCCAGCGCCTCCTACTGGTGCTGAACAAATCGGACTTACTGCCTCCAGGCGGCCCCGACCCCAGTCCCAACCTGCGCCCGCACCTGCTGCTGTCCTGCTTGACCGGAGAGGGGCTGGATGGCCTCCTGGAGGCGCTGAGGAAGGAGCTGGCCGAAGT GTGTGGGGACCCGTCCACAGGCCCACCGCTCCTGACGCGTGCAAGGCACCAGCATCACCTACAGGGCTGCCTGGACGCTCTTGGCCACTACACGCAGACTAAAGACCTGGCCCTGGCTGCTGAGGCTCTGCGACTCGCCCGGGGGCACCTGGCCCGCATCACCGGCGGAGGGGGCCCTGAGGAGATCCTGGATATCATCTTCAGGGACTTCTGCGTGGGCAAGTGA